A genomic segment from Sorangium aterium encodes:
- the trmB gene encoding tRNA (guanine(46)-N(7))-methyltransferase TrmB translates to MVFQPRPNHPYADAPRFPDGDDVSIDALIPGAGPVEIEIGPGRGGFLFERAAASPEARLLGLEIRLKWAAIVDGRLRKGGLGGRVRALNADAREALARLRPDASIARFFLHFPDPWWKKRHAKRLVMGPALLDSLARLLVDGGELFVQTDVEERGALYAEQIGAHPAFEPAGDAPGSPHLAENPYGARSPREHHAIADGLPVSRLLYRRRPRAAGGAPLDPGRDDG, encoded by the coding sequence ATGGTCTTCCAGCCGCGCCCGAACCACCCCTACGCCGACGCGCCTCGCTTCCCTGACGGCGACGACGTCTCCATCGACGCCTTGATCCCGGGCGCCGGCCCCGTCGAGATCGAGATCGGCCCTGGCCGCGGCGGCTTCCTGTTCGAGCGCGCGGCGGCGAGCCCCGAGGCGCGGCTGCTCGGGCTGGAGATCCGCCTGAAGTGGGCGGCGATCGTCGACGGGCGCTTGCGGAAAGGCGGCCTCGGCGGACGCGTGCGGGCGCTCAACGCCGACGCGCGCGAGGCGCTCGCGCGGCTCCGGCCCGACGCGTCGATCGCGCGGTTCTTCCTGCACTTCCCGGATCCGTGGTGGAAGAAGCGCCACGCAAAGCGCCTCGTGATGGGCCCGGCGCTGCTCGACAGCCTCGCGCGCCTGCTCGTGGACGGCGGCGAGCTCTTCGTGCAGACCGACGTCGAGGAGCGCGGCGCGCTCTACGCCGAGCAGATCGGCGCGCACCCCGCGTTCGAGCCGGCGGGCGACGCGCCCGGCTCTCCGCACCTCGCCGAGAACCCCTACGGCGCGCGGAGCCCCCGCGAGCACCACGCGATCGCCGACGGGCTGCCGGTGAGCCGGCTGCTCTACCGGAGGCGGCCGCGGGCGGCGGGCGGAGCGCCGCTGGATCCTGGCCGCGACGATGGTTGA
- a CDS encoding chemotaxis protein CheW: protein MSEAISQVHDLRDDAPDKGLRERAVVDFLLFDMGAVTFALRAQQVEEVIAWRAPLPLPRADPRVMGILQDRGRIIVILSPAVAEPAATPLRIVVCRAARGYLGLPAGKTRCVAAVEVFGEPAPNAVVDTSEGAVTFLDAAHLVDASDAAPRPSAPTREAQAIWSNP from the coding sequence TTGTCCGAAGCAATCAGCCAGGTTCACGATCTGCGCGACGACGCCCCGGACAAGGGCCTGCGCGAGAGGGCCGTTGTCGATTTCCTGCTCTTCGACATGGGCGCGGTGACCTTCGCGCTCAGGGCGCAGCAGGTCGAAGAGGTGATCGCGTGGCGCGCCCCCTTGCCGCTGCCGCGCGCCGACCCCCGGGTGATGGGCATCCTCCAGGACCGGGGGAGGATCATCGTGATCCTGTCGCCCGCCGTCGCGGAGCCGGCGGCTACCCCGCTCCGTATCGTCGTCTGCCGCGCTGCGCGCGGCTACCTGGGATTGCCCGCCGGCAAGACGCGGTGTGTCGCCGCGGTCGAGGTGTTCGGGGAGCCTGCGCCGAACGCCGTCGTCGACACCAGCGAGGGAGCGGTGACCTTCCTCGACGCAGCCCACCTTGTCGACGCTTCGGACGCTGCGCCTCGGCCCTCGGCGCCGACGCGCGAAGCTCAGGCCATCTGGTCGAACCCATGA
- a CDS encoding TonB-dependent receptor, producing MRKSALLLCSLLCPLGAAGSAWAQSPGSEALASGDDGGQGQFLSLDLEELLNVKVSSTGFFETESKTSTGQARLYDARALKLYAVRSLDDLLQAHQPGVLIGEHERTSRLIGVRGVLIDNNAKTLVMVDGVNTNMRAHFGAIGSTLAVPLTGDIERVEVILGPGAIVHGSGAISGFVNVLRPTGITRPGLWGKASYASGDTRTLEASYGGLLSEKHNADLFLYFGHADNEGELPQAPRPNTAELYGKGYAGVTTSPFLHHTRVDALGEPSYKGFGRLRYGSERSPVSVDLRLDYAQTSMMGNAPNRAMTREQLAGQWSDSNTGHVRQRTFAVTPEIHVHLSKQHKIELVPTFSAFETALVPADWVADEMAKASNPVPGGGLLPVGGLGEEHRDIKAVYKTTALPNSQIAIGASASHKRFSGQRSRWGRLYGTAFESPESFSWTELAAFGESTATFHDLTVSAGLRFDHTEFGELNLRGGLSREPEPVNSPSYRVAAAYAISDTQNVKLSYQKGFRFPDAAYFNWLEQFNAAFEDEPIAPLPSLVPESSHLVELDYVVGLLDERLALDVAVFYERYRNTLGWVSWDQVRPEDFEDHVAHNPRHPSAGGWWGSFANSTADVDALGGEIGAIGDLGGGFAGDLWYSVSKPFGAESDLNILTNWDGETWANYPIHLVKGHLSYSASRFTAGLAATFRTGMNSHGSRDAPAHDTDELPPRDRLAARPAFNLDASVSFSPIDRVWVSVFGKNLTFNKVPPPSYASHRLIITTGRPYVGASVEASY from the coding sequence ATGCGCAAGTCGGCTTTGCTCCTCTGCTCGCTGCTGTGCCCTCTCGGGGCGGCGGGCTCCGCCTGGGCGCAGAGCCCGGGGAGCGAGGCGCTGGCGAGCGGCGATGACGGCGGTCAGGGGCAGTTCCTCTCGCTCGATCTCGAGGAGCTGCTCAACGTGAAGGTCTCGTCGACTGGCTTCTTCGAGACCGAGAGCAAGACGTCGACCGGCCAGGCGCGCCTCTATGACGCCCGCGCGCTGAAGCTCTATGCCGTGCGCTCCCTCGACGACCTCTTGCAAGCCCACCAGCCCGGCGTCCTGATCGGCGAGCACGAGCGCACCTCGCGCCTCATCGGCGTGCGCGGCGTGCTCATCGACAACAACGCCAAGACGCTCGTCATGGTCGACGGCGTGAACACGAACATGCGCGCCCATTTCGGCGCCATCGGGAGCACGCTGGCCGTGCCCCTCACCGGAGACATCGAGCGGGTCGAGGTGATCCTCGGCCCCGGCGCCATCGTCCACGGCTCCGGCGCGATCAGCGGCTTCGTCAACGTCCTCAGGCCGACGGGGATCACCCGCCCCGGGCTCTGGGGCAAGGCGTCGTATGCCTCCGGCGACACGCGCACCCTGGAGGCCAGCTACGGCGGCCTGCTCAGCGAGAAGCACAACGCCGATCTCTTCCTCTACTTCGGCCACGCCGACAACGAAGGAGAGCTGCCCCAGGCGCCCCGGCCAAACACGGCGGAGCTGTATGGCAAGGGCTACGCCGGCGTCACGACGTCTCCCTTCCTGCACCACACGCGCGTCGACGCCCTCGGCGAGCCGAGCTACAAGGGCTTCGGCCGCCTCCGCTACGGCTCCGAGCGCAGCCCCGTCAGCGTCGATCTGCGGCTCGACTACGCGCAAACGTCGATGATGGGCAACGCCCCGAACAGGGCCATGACCCGCGAGCAGCTCGCGGGCCAGTGGTCCGACAGCAACACCGGCCATGTGCGGCAGAGGACGTTCGCCGTCACGCCGGAGATCCACGTCCACCTGTCCAAGCAGCACAAGATCGAGCTGGTCCCGACCTTCTCGGCCTTCGAGACGGCCCTCGTCCCGGCCGACTGGGTCGCAGACGAGATGGCGAAGGCGTCCAATCCGGTCCCGGGCGGAGGGCTCCTGCCGGTCGGGGGCCTCGGCGAGGAGCACCGGGACATCAAGGCGGTCTACAAGACGACGGCGCTGCCGAACAGCCAGATCGCCATCGGCGCGTCGGCGAGCCACAAGCGCTTCAGCGGCCAGAGATCCCGCTGGGGACGGCTCTACGGGACCGCCTTCGAGTCCCCGGAGAGCTTCTCGTGGACCGAGCTCGCCGCCTTCGGCGAGAGCACGGCCACCTTCCACGATCTCACCGTCTCCGCGGGCCTGCGCTTCGATCACACCGAGTTTGGAGAGCTGAACCTCCGCGGGGGCCTCTCGCGCGAGCCCGAGCCGGTGAACAGCCCCTCCTACCGCGTCGCGGCCGCCTACGCGATCAGCGACACGCAGAACGTCAAGCTGTCCTACCAGAAGGGCTTCCGCTTCCCGGACGCCGCATACTTCAACTGGCTCGAGCAATTCAACGCCGCCTTCGAGGACGAGCCCATCGCGCCGCTGCCCTCGCTCGTTCCGGAGTCCTCCCACCTCGTGGAGCTCGACTATGTCGTGGGCCTGCTCGACGAGCGCCTCGCCCTCGACGTCGCGGTCTTCTATGAGCGCTACAGGAATACCCTTGGCTGGGTGTCGTGGGATCAGGTGCGGCCCGAGGACTTCGAGGACCACGTGGCCCACAACCCCAGGCACCCGTCCGCGGGCGGCTGGTGGGGCAGCTTCGCGAACAGCACCGCGGACGTCGACGCCCTCGGCGGCGAGATCGGCGCGATCGGCGACCTCGGCGGCGGGTTCGCGGGGGACCTCTGGTACAGCGTGTCGAAGCCGTTCGGCGCCGAGAGCGACCTCAACATCCTGACCAACTGGGACGGCGAGACCTGGGCCAACTACCCCATCCACCTCGTCAAAGGCCACCTGAGCTACAGCGCCAGCCGGTTCACCGCCGGGCTCGCCGCGACCTTCCGGACTGGCATGAACAGCCACGGCTCCAGGGACGCGCCCGCCCACGACACGGACGAGCTGCCGCCCAGAGATCGGCTGGCGGCGCGCCCGGCGTTCAACCTCGACGCCTCTGTGTCCTTCTCGCCGATCGATCGCGTCTGGGTCTCCGTGTTCGGCAAGAACCTCACGTTCAACAAGGTCCCTCCGCCGTCCTACGCCTCGCACCGGCTGATCATCACCACCGGTCGCCCCTACGTGGGCGCCTCGGTCGAGGCGTCTTACTGA
- a CDS encoding DUF4339 domain-containing protein translates to MLTLDKLDDLFRLDVIDETTKIWRPGMAAWQPLGVVAGIEPTPPEPAQVQGPPPSTARRGPPPPPPRAPARRNMDSDHPTPVASNMSSTMPLGAPMSLGDTMPLGALDDSSPNLVTRTEVQAPPAAMLAASRPTSPPWMPEVREQVLLNEVSYAAPRARETGRAQRLTLALSVVAGLIVTLYRNDVLLDAARSSGHQGEYLKIETALGGPGFGTPRSIEKLGATAEQAPAK, encoded by the coding sequence GTGCTGACGTTGGACAAGCTCGACGACCTGTTCCGTCTCGACGTGATCGACGAGACGACGAAGATATGGCGCCCTGGGATGGCCGCCTGGCAGCCGCTCGGCGTCGTGGCGGGAATCGAGCCGACGCCGCCCGAGCCGGCGCAGGTCCAGGGTCCTCCGCCGAGCACGGCGCGTCGGGGCCCGCCTCCGCCGCCCCCGCGCGCCCCTGCGCGGCGGAACATGGACTCCGACCATCCGACGCCGGTGGCGTCGAACATGTCCTCCACGATGCCGCTCGGCGCCCCGATGTCGCTGGGCGACACGATGCCGCTCGGAGCGCTGGACGACAGCTCGCCCAACCTCGTGACACGGACCGAGGTGCAGGCGCCGCCCGCGGCGATGCTCGCGGCGTCTCGGCCCACCTCGCCGCCGTGGATGCCGGAGGTTCGGGAGCAGGTCTTGCTGAATGAGGTGTCCTACGCGGCGCCTCGCGCGCGCGAGACGGGCCGGGCGCAGCGCCTGACGCTGGCGCTGTCGGTCGTGGCGGGGCTGATCGTGACGCTCTACCGCAATGACGTCCTCCTCGACGCCGCGCGCTCCTCCGGGCATCAGGGTGAGTATCTGAAGATCGAGACCGCGCTCGGCGGGCCCGGCTTCGGGACCCCGCGCTCGATCGAGAAGCTCGGCGCGACCGCAGAGCAGGCGCCGGCGAAGTAA
- a CDS encoding glucose/sorbosone family PQQ-dependent dehydrogenase, whose amino-acid sequence MDEPLESDAQAIVTEEADEADEADEAGDTEDLGDGDEACSGEEPAFTSREIVRDLSFPMRIVWGPDGYLWLTERTAKRVVRVRPEDGLQKTAITIPEAFQSGGQDGLLALALHPDLLKHKGKDYVYVSFTYNVAADPAVDRRTKIRRYTYNRATETLGSPVDVITGLPGSDDHNSARLLFGPDGKLYYTIGDQGNNQFARMCNPNRAQELPTAAEVAAHDWSKYVGKILRLNVDGSIPKDNPKIDGVRSHIYSYGHRNAQGLTFGRGDKLYANEHGPKSDDELNLIQAGKNYGWPYVAGYKDDQAYTYDNWSASSPTPCNELAWSDFAPPPSVPRQLESAFSHPDFKEPLLTFYTVPNDYVFFDWACGFSQYICWPTIAPSSLHYYPAGHGIRGWGNSLLMTSLKKGAVYQVKLSPNGKSVEGEPVVLFQTTNRYRDLAMSPDRKTFYIITDTTGNTSGPTGGVTTVLDNPGAILEFKYTTSH is encoded by the coding sequence GTGGACGAGCCGCTCGAATCCGATGCTCAGGCCATCGTCACCGAGGAGGCCGACGAGGCCGACGAGGCCGACGAGGCCGGTGATACCGAGGATCTCGGCGATGGCGACGAGGCGTGCTCCGGCGAGGAGCCGGCGTTCACCTCGCGCGAGATCGTACGGGATCTCTCGTTTCCGATGCGGATCGTCTGGGGGCCGGACGGCTACCTGTGGCTGACCGAGCGCACCGCGAAGCGGGTCGTGCGCGTGAGGCCGGAGGACGGCCTTCAGAAGACCGCTATCACCATCCCGGAGGCGTTCCAGTCGGGAGGTCAGGACGGGCTGCTGGCCCTGGCGCTGCACCCGGATCTGCTCAAGCACAAAGGGAAGGACTATGTGTACGTGTCCTTCACCTACAACGTCGCGGCAGATCCAGCGGTGGACCGCAGGACGAAGATCCGCCGCTACACGTACAACCGGGCGACCGAGACCCTCGGGAGCCCTGTCGACGTCATCACGGGCCTGCCGGGGAGCGACGATCACAACTCCGCGCGGCTCCTGTTCGGCCCCGATGGGAAGCTCTATTACACCATCGGGGATCAGGGGAACAATCAGTTCGCCAGGATGTGCAACCCGAACCGCGCGCAGGAGCTGCCCACGGCGGCCGAGGTCGCGGCGCACGACTGGTCGAAATACGTCGGCAAGATCCTGCGCTTGAACGTCGATGGCTCGATCCCGAAGGACAACCCGAAGATCGACGGGGTCCGCAGCCATATCTACTCGTACGGCCATCGCAACGCGCAGGGCCTCACGTTCGGCCGGGGCGACAAGCTCTACGCGAACGAGCACGGGCCGAAGAGCGACGACGAGCTGAACCTCATCCAGGCCGGCAAGAACTATGGCTGGCCGTACGTCGCCGGCTACAAGGACGACCAGGCGTACACGTACGACAACTGGTCGGCGTCGAGCCCGACGCCGTGCAACGAGCTCGCCTGGAGCGACTTCGCTCCTCCCCCGTCCGTGCCGCGGCAGCTGGAGAGCGCCTTCAGCCATCCGGACTTCAAGGAGCCGCTCCTCACCTTCTACACCGTCCCCAACGACTACGTCTTCTTCGACTGGGCGTGCGGGTTCAGCCAGTACATCTGCTGGCCGACGATCGCGCCCTCCTCGCTCCACTACTACCCTGCCGGGCACGGCATCCGCGGGTGGGGGAACTCTCTCCTGATGACCTCCCTCAAGAAGGGCGCTGTGTACCAGGTGAAGCTGAGCCCGAACGGGAAGTCCGTGGAGGGCGAGCCCGTCGTCCTCTTCCAGACCACGAACCGGTACCGCGATCTCGCGATGAGCCCGGATCGCAAGACCTTCTACATCATCACGGACACCACGGGGAACACGAGCGGGCCGACCGGCGGCGTCACGACGGTCCTGGACAACCCGGGGGCGATCCTCGAGTTCAAGTACACGACATCGCACTGA
- a CDS encoding methyl-accepting chemotaxis protein, with translation MLNFRSIRWKIAALVASVAIVLSALDLWLIPEHAARASEAELRERAGILATMLKEPIGVAMDLEQPPETFPDTLRTAMTDPLVSWVSVYDARGQRIAAIGAAQAPEGARGRGDAGVVVSEAPIRSRNGDRQLGTLAVGLRSDRIAERRADARKTIALQSAGIALLGLGLAWVISARMTRSMAHIKEAADRIARGDVSARLSLRISDDELGDMASAFERMNTQLRELQETAARVAGGDFTCKITGDGELFAAFRSMVTSLQELASRIGNTSAEVASAAAGMFSSVREQETSASQQNAALEEIRRTVEALTASADHIAKDATTVHEMAQRSLVSVQHTAEQTRLVSSHSDRIGEILSLIQSIADKSDLLALNAALEGTKAGEVGRGFSLVAAEMRRLSEHVMDSVRDIRKLVANMHAASHASVLATEDGIKLARDTAAAAAQISDAVDHQREGTARVKTAIVDIVGAVNDALTSSVAATRSAESLLQLSHVLKTTAKAFRVKPLGARASKPESAEADADEEPG, from the coding sequence ATGCTCAACTTTCGCTCTATCCGCTGGAAGATCGCCGCCCTCGTCGCGTCGGTGGCCATCGTGCTGTCGGCGCTGGATCTGTGGCTGATCCCCGAGCACGCCGCGCGGGCGAGCGAGGCCGAGCTGCGCGAGCGCGCCGGGATCCTCGCCACCATGCTGAAGGAGCCCATCGGCGTGGCCATGGACCTCGAGCAGCCGCCGGAGACCTTCCCGGACACCCTGCGCACCGCGATGACCGATCCCCTGGTGAGCTGGGTGTCCGTCTACGACGCGAGGGGGCAGCGCATCGCCGCGATCGGCGCGGCGCAGGCGCCCGAGGGCGCGCGGGGCCGGGGCGACGCCGGCGTCGTCGTCAGCGAGGCCCCGATCCGGTCGCGGAACGGCGATCGCCAGCTCGGGACGCTGGCCGTCGGGCTGCGCAGCGACCGGATCGCCGAGCGCCGCGCCGACGCGCGCAAGACCATCGCCCTGCAATCGGCGGGGATCGCGCTGCTCGGCCTGGGCCTCGCCTGGGTCATCTCGGCGCGCATGACGCGCTCGATGGCGCACATCAAGGAGGCGGCGGACCGGATCGCCCGCGGCGACGTCTCGGCCCGGCTGTCCCTCAGGATCTCCGACGACGAGCTCGGGGACATGGCCAGCGCGTTCGAGCGGATGAACACCCAGCTGCGCGAGCTCCAGGAGACGGCCGCGCGGGTCGCTGGCGGCGACTTCACGTGCAAGATCACCGGCGACGGGGAGCTGTTCGCCGCGTTCCGCTCCATGGTGACGAGCCTCCAGGAGCTCGCCTCGCGGATTGGCAACACCTCGGCGGAGGTCGCGTCGGCCGCCGCCGGCATGTTCTCGTCGGTGCGCGAGCAGGAGACGAGCGCGAGCCAGCAGAACGCGGCGCTCGAGGAGATCCGGCGGACCGTCGAGGCCCTGACCGCCAGCGCGGATCACATCGCGAAGGACGCGACGACCGTGCACGAGATGGCGCAGCGGAGCCTCGTCAGCGTCCAGCACACCGCGGAGCAGACGCGCCTCGTCAGCTCCCACTCGGACCGCATCGGCGAGATCCTGTCCTTGATCCAGAGCATCGCCGACAAGTCGGACCTGCTCGCGCTCAACGCCGCGCTCGAGGGCACGAAGGCCGGCGAGGTGGGGCGCGGGTTCTCGCTCGTGGCCGCCGAGATGCGCCGCCTGTCCGAGCACGTCATGGACTCGGTGCGCGACATCCGGAAGCTCGTGGCGAACATGCACGCGGCCTCCCACGCGTCCGTGCTCGCGACCGAGGACGGGATCAAGCTGGCCCGCGACACGGCCGCGGCCGCCGCGCAGATCTCGGACGCGGTGGACCACCAGCGCGAGGGGACGGCGCGGGTCAAGACGGCGATCGTCGACATCGTCGGGGCGGTGAACGACGCGCTGACGAGCAGCGTGGCCGCGACGCGGTCGGCCGAGTCGCTGCTCCAGCTGTCGCACGTGCTCAAGACGACGGCGAAGGCCTTCCGGGTCAAGCCGCTGGGGGCGAGGGCCAGCAAGCCCGAAAGCGCGGAGGCGGACGCGGATGAGGAGCCGGGCTGA
- a CDS encoding hybrid sensor histidine kinase/response regulator, whose amino-acid sequence MRSRADLVAAFHRTMPDRVAQATDLWLGYEQGQSGNLQVLRRLLHTLKGEAHMLELAACGDLAELAEDVIDAVRGGARPTQLTGDSLLGALEGLGLLSASPGGDAAPELEIVKETLRAARAELGGSGLPAGELAPPLAPPPESVHESVLPPRLDPPDAPPDPAQPTARAALDVEAVGALLQELQRLHGEREVIQRRLRESQRMLRALLVEIDPRGAPDRFAERIAKTLGYGAEIERLLGAVRADSSSNEFAAGRALGELDEVVRRASVVRTERLLNQVSLAARSAARMLGKDVEARVEGTGLLDAAVERRLEPALLHLVRNAIDHGIEPADVRARRGKPARGTVAVTVIQTDAAVRIEVKDDGGGVDFARLREVLAPSVPGAWSLDDAELIPYLFAHGLTTSRSVGAISGRGVGLDIVAREIGALGGQVRVDSKPGLGTTILLVVPKNLHGEEVVPISSGRFRCAVPTHAVHSVVLLEDEELLHTPDGPRVRLTSGAGAELAPLYALGAVLGDGGQPEPGDAALVLHHAAGLFAVSVGGYENPRLVALVRSEEMPVTSPLVRAVAPTADGEAMLLLDVERLFAYARQAPREAPFAAAEQKREPLALVVEDAPVARELLCGILRSLGLRVEEATDGREGLARARAAPPDVVLTDLEMPYMSGLELVAELRRSPGLARVPVVVLTTAAQEQSEAALRGLGVRAVLSKQRFVEEELRRIIAASLGGA is encoded by the coding sequence ATGAGGAGCCGGGCTGATCTCGTCGCCGCGTTCCACCGGACCATGCCGGACCGCGTGGCCCAGGCGACCGACCTGTGGCTCGGCTACGAGCAGGGCCAGAGCGGCAACCTGCAGGTGCTGCGCCGGCTCCTGCACACGCTGAAGGGCGAAGCGCATATGCTGGAGCTCGCCGCGTGCGGCGACCTGGCCGAGCTGGCGGAGGACGTCATCGACGCGGTGCGGGGCGGCGCGCGCCCCACGCAGCTCACCGGCGACAGCCTCCTCGGCGCGCTGGAGGGGCTGGGGCTCCTGTCGGCGAGCCCCGGCGGCGACGCCGCGCCCGAGCTCGAGATCGTGAAGGAGACCCTCCGCGCGGCGCGCGCGGAGCTCGGCGGCAGCGGCTTGCCCGCCGGCGAGCTCGCGCCGCCGCTCGCGCCGCCGCCTGAGTCCGTGCACGAGAGCGTCCTGCCGCCGCGGCTGGACCCGCCCGACGCGCCGCCCGACCCCGCCCAGCCGACCGCCCGCGCGGCCCTCGACGTCGAGGCCGTCGGGGCGCTCTTGCAGGAGCTCCAGCGGCTCCACGGCGAGCGGGAGGTCATCCAGCGGCGCCTCCGCGAGTCCCAGCGCATGCTCCGCGCGCTGCTCGTCGAGATCGACCCCCGGGGCGCGCCGGACCGCTTTGCAGAGCGCATCGCGAAGACGCTCGGCTATGGTGCCGAGATCGAGCGCCTCCTGGGCGCCGTCCGGGCGGACTCGTCCAGCAACGAGTTCGCGGCAGGGCGCGCGCTCGGCGAGCTCGACGAGGTGGTCCGGAGGGCGTCGGTCGTGCGCACCGAGCGCCTGCTGAACCAGGTGTCGCTCGCCGCCCGGAGCGCCGCGCGCATGCTGGGCAAGGACGTCGAGGCGCGGGTCGAGGGGACGGGGCTGCTCGACGCGGCCGTGGAGCGCCGCCTCGAGCCGGCGCTGCTGCACCTCGTGCGCAACGCCATCGACCACGGGATCGAGCCGGCGGACGTCCGGGCGCGCCGCGGCAAGCCCGCGCGCGGGACGGTGGCGGTGACCGTGATCCAGACCGACGCCGCCGTGCGGATCGAGGTGAAGGACGACGGCGGCGGGGTCGACTTCGCCCGCCTGCGCGAGGTGCTCGCGCCCTCGGTCCCGGGCGCCTGGTCCCTCGACGACGCCGAGCTCATCCCGTACCTGTTCGCGCACGGGCTCACGACGAGCCGCAGCGTCGGCGCGATCTCGGGCCGGGGCGTCGGGCTCGACATCGTGGCGCGCGAGATCGGCGCGCTGGGCGGGCAGGTACGGGTCGACTCGAAGCCCGGCCTCGGCACGACCATCCTGCTCGTGGTGCCGAAGAACCTGCACGGCGAGGAGGTGGTCCCCATCTCCAGCGGGCGCTTCCGGTGCGCGGTGCCGACCCACGCCGTGCACTCGGTCGTGCTGCTGGAGGACGAGGAGCTCCTGCACACCCCCGACGGGCCGCGCGTGCGCCTGACCAGCGGCGCCGGCGCCGAGCTCGCGCCGCTGTACGCGCTCGGGGCGGTGCTCGGCGACGGAGGCCAGCCCGAGCCCGGGGACGCGGCGCTCGTGCTGCACCACGCCGCGGGCCTCTTCGCGGTGAGCGTGGGCGGCTACGAGAACCCCCGGCTGGTCGCGCTCGTGCGCTCCGAGGAGATGCCCGTCACCTCGCCGCTCGTGCGCGCGGTGGCGCCGACCGCGGACGGCGAGGCGATGCTGCTCCTCGACGTGGAGCGGCTGTTCGCGTACGCCCGGCAGGCGCCGCGGGAGGCGCCCTTCGCCGCCGCCGAGCAGAAGCGGGAGCCACTCGCGCTGGTCGTGGAGGACGCGCCCGTCGCGCGGGAGCTGCTCTGCGGCATCCTGCGGTCGCTCGGGCTGCGCGTCGAGGAGGCGACCGACGGGCGGGAGGGGCTCGCGCGGGCGCGGGCGGCGCCGCCCGACGTGGTGCTGACCGACCTGGAGATGCCCTACATGAGCGGCCTGGAGCTGGTGGCGGAGCTCAGGCGCTCGCCCGGGCTCGCCCGCGTGCCGGTCGTCGTGCTGACGACGGCGGCGCAGGAGCAGAGCGAGGCCGCGCTGCGCGGGCTCGGCGTGCGGGCGGTGCTGTCGAAGCAGCGGTTCGTCGAGGAGGAGCTGCGCCGGATCATCGCGGCCAGCCTGGGGGGCGCCTGA
- a CDS encoding response regulator, producing MIDDSEIAREEVSRVLRSAGFQVLALPSPIGATQAIVRHQVRVVVLDVFMPTIRGDRLLTLFRKNQRLGQLSVILMSGHSERELEQLQLEVQADAVLSKRHLDRLPALVKRLAAKER from the coding sequence GTGATCGACGACAGCGAGATCGCCCGAGAAGAGGTGTCTCGCGTGCTGCGCTCTGCCGGTTTTCAGGTGCTCGCGCTCCCCTCCCCCATCGGGGCGACGCAGGCCATCGTGCGGCACCAGGTGCGCGTCGTCGTCCTCGACGTCTTCATGCCCACCATCCGTGGGGACCGGCTGCTCACCCTGTTCCGGAAGAACCAGCGGCTCGGGCAGCTCAGCGTCATCCTGATGTCCGGACACTCCGAGCGGGAGCTCGAACAGCTGCAGCTGGAGGTCCAGGCGGACGCGGTCCTCTCGAAGCGCCACCTCGATCGTCTGCCGGCCCTGGTCAAGCGGCTCGCCGCCAAGGAACGTTGA
- a CDS encoding YfiR family protein: MVSPISSIRMLMAAALLTTVSTESRSAASVPYELRGAILLRSIGYESGFASRAGTAVLAVVGAESGASAEDASAMAAVLSRLAAKTTVAKRQASVLRVTYSGRAQLQEALRAAGAEVVYVARGLAAAIPDIPSREGAVVRIVVCGDGDDTKRGCAVAVGLSGAKPELLLNVKHANAVGLRFDPQLLRLARIVD, encoded by the coding sequence ATGGTATCTCCGATCTCGTCGATTCGAATGCTGATGGCCGCGGCGCTCCTCACGACCGTGAGCACCGAGAGCCGCTCTGCCGCCTCCGTCCCCTACGAGCTGCGAGGCGCCATCCTCCTGCGATCGATCGGCTACGAGAGCGGGTTCGCGAGCCGCGCGGGCACGGCCGTGCTCGCGGTCGTCGGGGCGGAGTCGGGCGCGAGCGCAGAGGACGCGAGCGCGATGGCGGCCGTGCTCTCCAGGCTGGCCGCGAAGACGACCGTGGCCAAGCGGCAGGCGTCGGTCCTGCGCGTGACGTACAGCGGAAGGGCCCAGCTGCAGGAGGCGCTCCGCGCCGCCGGCGCCGAGGTGGTCTATGTGGCGCGCGGGCTCGCCGCGGCCATCCCGGACATCCCGTCACGCGAGGGAGCCGTCGTCCGCATCGTCGTGTGCGGCGACGGCGACGACACGAAGCGCGGCTGCGCCGTCGCCGTGGGGCTCTCGGGCGCCAAGCCCGAGCTCCTGCTGAACGTGAAGCACGCCAACGCCGTCGGCCTCCGCTTCGACCCGCAGCTCCTCCGGCTCGCCCGCATCGTCGACTGA